CAAATAATATTTTTCTATATGAAAGTTACTTCGTAACTTACATGAAAAGTTGAATAATATAATTTTCATGGACGTTTTATTAAAACAATCAAAAAAGCTTAAGAATCCTGTTATATATTATCATATCAGGTAAAATTCAGCATGATTAAACTTTCAGTCAGTAAGATAACAGAGATACAGGAAATTATTATTTTAAATAGCTCTAATCTTGAAGATAGAGGTACAGAAGGATTAATCAGGGATATTGGAACATTAGAGTATCTCGTTAATAATGCAAATTACATAGAAGACTCATTTGAAAAAGCAGCTTTTATACTTCACGGGATTGCTTCTTACCACCCCTTTATTCAGGGAAATAAAAGAACCGCATTGATTACAGCCGAAATGATACTTCATTTGAGCTTAGAACCTGCTTTTATTGAGTGTGAGGATGAGGAAATAAATAATTTTGTAAGAAATATTGCTGATGCCGGTTGCCATGTATCTCCTGATGATGTTTTTGAATGGCTCCGGAAAAACAGTAAAAAAATAATAATGTAATTCTATTCTGAAAGCAGGTCTAGAGCTTTTTTA
The genomic region above belongs to Methanomicrobium antiquum and contains:
- a CDS encoding type II toxin-antitoxin system death-on-curing family toxin, encoding MIKLSVSKITEIQEIIILNSSNLEDRGTEGLIRDIGTLEYLVNNANYIEDSFEKAAFILHGIASYHPFIQGNKRTALITAEMILHLSLEPAFIECEDEEINNFVRNIADAGCHVSPDDVFEWLRKNSKKIIM